Below is a genomic region from Desulfonatronum thiosulfatophilum.
GGTCAACTCCAATCCCCGGGATTATCAGGTCCATGAGGGCGCGGATCTGTATGTTCGGGAAAAGGCCGATGTGATCATCGCCCTGGGCGGCGGAAGCCCCATGGACACGGCCAAGGGCATCGGCACCATTGCCGGCAACGGCGGGCGAATCCGCGATTATGAAGGGGCGAACAAAGTGATGCGCCCCCTGCCGCCGATGATCTTCATTCCAAGCAACGCCGGCAGCGGGTCGGACATTTCCCAGTTCTGCATCATCACTGACGTGGAGCGACAGGTGAAGATGTCCATTATCAGTCGGTCCCTGGTTCCCAATGTATCCATCATTGATCCAACCTTGCTGATGACCAAGAACGACAATCTGGTCGTCTCCTCGGCCATTGACGCCCTGGCCCATGCCATTGAATCCTTTGTTTCGCCCCTGGCCTCGCCGTTTACGGAAATCCAGGCCCTGAAAGCCATCGAGCTGATTGCCCGCAATCTGCAGCCTGCTATTCATAACCGCACCCCGGAGATCATGGAGCAGCTTTCCATTGCCAGCACCGCGGCGGGCATGTCGTTCAGCAATGCCGGACTCGGCATCGGCCATGCCCTGGCCCATTCACTGGGCGGCATTTTCGACACCCTCCACGGCCTGGTCCATCCCATCGTGCTGCCCGTCGTGATGCGCTACAATCTGCCCGTCTGTCCGGAGAAAATGTGCGTCATCGGCCGGATCATCCAGGGCTCGGCCCAGGGGTGCTCCAAGGATCAGGGGGAAGAGGGCATCGCCAAGCTGGAAGAACTGTTCGCCGTGCTGAATGTTCCGCATCGCATGCGGGACATCGTTCCAGACGATTCGAAACTGGAGAAAATCTGCAAGATGGCGGTGCATGACGCCTGCATGCTCACCAACCCGCGCAAGGCGGACTGGGAAGATCTGCTGGCCATATGCCGGGAGGCATGGTGATGCCCCGGCCCACGGATTTAAAAGACCTGATCGGCATCGAGCACAGCAAGCTCGGATTCTTCCAGGAACTGCGCCAGAAGATCGAGGAACTGAAGGATTCTCACAAGCGCTCCGAAGAGCAGCGCCGAGAAATCGCCGCCATCCTGGACGGCATCACGGACGTGATGATGGTCCTGTCGGAAAATCTGCGGATCATCTCGGTGAATCATGTTTTCCGGAAATTGTTCGACGATCCCCGTCCCGAGGGCAAGTTCTGCTACGAACTGTTCCGGCATCAGGACCATCCCTGCCCGGAATGTCCGGCTTTTCGTTCCCTGGCCACGAATTCCGTCTGCCGAAACACGGCGATTTTTAAGCTCAAGGGACGCAACCGGCAATTCGAGATGGTCGCCTCGCCGCTCAAGAATCCGGAATGGCCGGAACATCGGGTGCTGATATTCAAACGGGACGTGACCCTGGAAAAGGAATACCAGGCCAAGTATTATCAGGTGGAAAAGATGGCCACCATGGGCATGCTGGCCGCGGGTGTGGCCCATGAGGTGAACAATCCCATGGCCGCCATTCATGGCTTTGCCGAAGGGCTGCAGCGGCGTCTGCCGAAGATCGAGGCCTCCGTGGCGCCGGAGCTGGCCCAGGATTTTCGGGAATATACAGACATCATTCTTAAGGAATGCCGCCGCTGCCAGCAGATTATCCAGACCTTGCTCACCTTCAGCCGGCCCTTTTCCGCCGCGTTTTCTCCTCTGGTCCTGAATCAGGTGGTCACGGACACCTTGCGTCTGGTGGATCATCACCTTCGCAAGCGCGACGGTCTGAAAATTCATCTCAAGCTGGCGGACGAACTGCCTCTGGTCTACGGCGACGAGTCCCAGCTCAAGCAGGTCATTCTCAATCTGCTGGTCAATGCGCTGGATGCCATCCAGGGCGCGGGGACCATTCTGATTCAGACCTTCGCCGCGGATGCGCAAAGGATTTGCCTTTGCGTCGAAGACTCCGGCTGCGGCATTCCACCGGAAAACCTGGACAAGATGTTTGAACCCTTTTTCACCACCAAGCCCGTGGGCAAGGGGATCGGGATTGGATTGGCCTCCTGCTACAACATCGTCCAGGAACATGGCGGCGAAATTACGGTAACCAGCGAAGTGGGCAAGGGCTCCCGCTTTTCGGTCTGTCTTCCCCTCAATTCCGAAGAAGGTGCACGTGAGTGAGAACTACTCGGTTCTCGTCGTCGACGACGAGGAATCGATCCGCAAACTTTTCGAGAAAGAATTCTCCCGTCCCGAGCGCACGATTCACAGCGCGGCGTCCGCGGCCCAAGCCCGCCAATTGACCCGGCGCAACCTCTATGACGTTGTGATCTTGGACATTCGACTTCCGGATGCGGACGGCCTGGACCTGTTCACGGAATTCAAGGAACGGCTCCAGGACGTGGAAATCATCCTGATCACCGGTCATGGAAACATCGACAGCGCGGTCCAGGCCATGAAGCTGGGCGCGTATGACTACATTACCAAGCCCTTCAATCTGGACAAGCTGGAACTGGTCATCGAACGGGCCTGGCAGCGGGCCTGCATGCAGCGGGAGAACCGCAGCTTCCGGCTTTCAAGCGAAAGTCGAAAAGTGCACCGCATGGTGGGCAACTCCGAGAGCATCAAACAGGTGCGCTATCTCGTTGGAAGGGTGGCGCCCACGGAAGTTCCCGTGCTGCTGACCGGGGAGAGCGGGGTGGGCAAGGATGTGGCGGCCCAGGCCATCCACTCCGGCAGCCGGAGGGCCGACAAGCCGTTCATCATCAAGAACTGCGCCGCACTGGTGAAGGAACTGGCCCGGAGCGAGCTGTTCGGTCATATCAAGGGCTCCTTCACCGGCGCGACGGAGTCACGGGAAGGGCTGATGGCCTTCGCCCACAAGGGCACGCTGTTTCTGGATGAAATCGGCGAACTGCCCCTGGAGGTTCAGGCCTCCCTGTTACGAGTCCTGGAAAACAAGACCTACCGCCGGGTGGGGGATAAGGACGAACGGACTATCGACATCCGCTTCATCTTCGCCACAAGCCGCAATCTGCATGTCGAGGTGGAGGAGGGGCGTTTTCAGGAAGCCCTGCTGCACCGGATCAACGTCTTCAATATCGAGACGCCGCCGCTGCGGGAGCGCAAGGAGGACATCCCCATGCTGGTGGAGCACTTCCTGGCCAGTCTTTCCAATACCCCGACGCGGTACCGGATCACGGACAAGGCCATGCATTGTCTGCTGAGCTATTCCTGGCCCGGCAATGTCCGGGAACTGCGCAACGTCCTGGAACGGAGCATGATTCTGAGCGACGAGGGCATCATTACGGAACGAGCCTTGCCCCGCGAACTCGTGGAGCACTCTCTGGCCCATGGGGATATTCTCGCCGGAGACAAAGGGGTGTTTTCCCTGCGCACCGTGGAACGCGATCATATTTCTCGGGTTTTGAACTATTTCGAGGGCAACAGGCATCAGGCTTCCAAGGCCATGGGCATCGGACGCAAGACCTTGTATCGGAAATTAAAAGAATATGAGCTGGACTGATACCGAATTGGTAACTATTCAGCCGCGTTCCGGCTTGTCTCGATTTTTCGGCATCGCAACTCCTTCGCCGGCTTCGTAACATCAAACCATTGCTTGAATAAACATCAATTTGCGCTCCAGGCGTTTGGCAATGGTTTGATGAACGAATCCTGGCTCAGTCAGACAGGCGATGCCAAAAATAGAGACAACCCGGAACACTTTGAGTTTCTCATGAAAAGTGCTGAGTATTAACCCGAATTGTTCGTCTCCTTATGATTCGGGCTCCTTCCGGCCTGGACCGTCATATGACCATGTGTCTTTTTGACTCGATTGTCGCATTCTTCAGGGTCAAAGTGACACTTCATTCTATCCATTTGTAAATTAAGCCTATTTTTGAATTGCTCACGGGTTCGCCTCAGCCTGTCCGGCAGATGGAGACAAAGAGCACCTTCCTGAATACTTGCCAGGGGCAACTCTACCTTGAATCATGCTGAAATATTTTAATTTAATTTATGGCACTGAAATTGCTTTTAGGAATGGGAAATTGTCGCTGCAGCGTGATCATCGAGAGTATGTATCCCAGTTTTTCCCCTTCTAACCGGAAAGGATGGTGTCATTATGGCCGTACGTGAGCAAGTTTATGGTTTTTTTATTCCCAGCGTTACCCTGATCGGTATTGGTGCCCACAAGGAAATTCCTAACAAGATTAAAGCATTGGGCGGAAAAAAGCCCCTGCTGGTCACTGACAAGGGCATCACCGGCATCGGCATGACCGACCAGATCGTCAAGCTCCTGAAGTCGGAAAAGATGGATTGCGTCGTTTATGATGAAACCATTCCGAACCCCACGGACAACAATGTTCATGACGGTGTGGAAGTCTACAAGAAAAACAAGTGCGACAGTCTGATCACTCTGGGCGGCGGCAGCTCCCACGACTGCGGCAAGGGCATTGGACTGGTCATTGCCAACGGCGGCAAGATTCATGACTTCGAAGGCGTGGACAAGTCCACCAAGCCCATGCCTCCTTATGTCGCAGTGAACACCACGGCAGGCACCGCCTCCGAAATGACCCGCTTCTGCATCATCACGGACACCTCCCGCAAGGTAAAGATGGCCATTGTGGACTGGCGCGTCACTCCCGGCGTTGCCGTGGATGATCCGTTGCTGATGATGGGCATGCCTCCGGCACTGACCGCGGCCACCGGTATGGACGCCCTGACCCACGCCGTGGAAGCCTATGTTTCCACCATCGCCACCCCGATGACCGATGCTTGCGCCGAGAAGGCCATCGAGTTGATCTTCCAGCATCTGCGGCCTGCCGTGGCCAACGGCCAGGACATCAACGCCCGCGAAGGCATGTGCTACGCCCAGTACCTGGCCGGCATGGCCTTCAACAACGCCAGCCTGGGACACGTTCACGCCATGGCGCACCAGTTGGGCGGCTTCTATGACCTGCCCCACGGCGAGTGCAACGCCATCCTGTTGCCCCACGTGGAAAAGTTCAACCTGATCGCCAAGGTGGAACGTTTTGCCAAGATGGCTCAGCTGATGGGCGAAAACATCGAGGGCCTGAGCCCCCGCGCCGCTGCCGAAAAAGCACTGGACGCCATCAAGGAACTCTCCGCCGATGTCGGCATCCCCAGTGGCCTGATCGAACTCGGCAAGCGTTACGGGAAGGACGTGAAGAAGGAAGACATCGCCGTGATGACAGGCAATGCCCAGAAGGACGCATGCGGATTCACCAACCCCCGCTGCCCCAAGGACGCCGATGTGACCGCCATCTACGAGGCCGCCCTGTAAGGACCGGATGCATGGTTTGTTCAGGAAGGCCGGGTCGCCATGTCCGGCCTTCCTGTTTTGGGGCAGTGAATGGCCGCGGTGTGAGGGGGCATGATCCGCGGTTGTGTTTTCCACCATTTATTCTTATTTCAACACGTGGAAACCATCTTGCTGAGCCCTGCAAAACCACCTAATTCAGAATTTTGTAACTACTCAGTTCATATAAATAAATGGGCTGGATACCCGCCTTCACGGGTATGACTGACTCGGAAACGGCATCAGAAAACAAGTCATTCCCGCGAAGGCGGGAATCCAGGTCATGCTTGCCACAAGTTTTTGAAAACCAATTTTTTCTCACTCAAGCTGAGAAGTTACGAATTTTTGTGAAAACATTGTCATGCCGGATTCCGGCATTATTCTGGCGGACGGCCGGGCAGTTCTGATCCCGGCAACCTCTGTCCCCCTGCGCCAACCCCCTCCCCTCAAGGAGCTGAATACACATGGAAGTTGTTG
It encodes:
- a CDS encoding iron-containing alcohol dehydrogenase; this encodes MSDHPITKFAIPEIIFGHGSIRYLAQCARRLGANRALLVTDQGLIGSGWAGHVMDILRDESLDYLLFDKVNSNPRDYQVHEGADLYVREKADVIIALGGGSPMDTAKGIGTIAGNGGRIRDYEGANKVMRPLPPMIFIPSNAGSGSDISQFCIITDVERQVKMSIISRSLVPNVSIIDPTLLMTKNDNLVVSSAIDALAHAIESFVSPLASPFTEIQALKAIELIARNLQPAIHNRTPEIMEQLSIASTAAGMSFSNAGLGIGHALAHSLGGIFDTLHGLVHPIVLPVVMRYNLPVCPEKMCVIGRIIQGSAQGCSKDQGEEGIAKLEELFAVLNVPHRMRDIVPDDSKLEKICKMAVHDACMLTNPRKADWEDLLAICREAW
- a CDS encoding two-component system sensor histidine kinase NtrB; the encoded protein is MVMPRPTDLKDLIGIEHSKLGFFQELRQKIEELKDSHKRSEEQRREIAAILDGITDVMMVLSENLRIISVNHVFRKLFDDPRPEGKFCYELFRHQDHPCPECPAFRSLATNSVCRNTAIFKLKGRNRQFEMVASPLKNPEWPEHRVLIFKRDVTLEKEYQAKYYQVEKMATMGMLAAGVAHEVNNPMAAIHGFAEGLQRRLPKIEASVAPELAQDFREYTDIILKECRRCQQIIQTLLTFSRPFSAAFSPLVLNQVVTDTLRLVDHHLRKRDGLKIHLKLADELPLVYGDESQLKQVILNLLVNALDAIQGAGTILIQTFAADAQRICLCVEDSGCGIPPENLDKMFEPFFTTKPVGKGIGIGLASCYNIVQEHGGEITVTSEVGKGSRFSVCLPLNSEEGARE
- a CDS encoding sigma-54-dependent transcriptional regulator; this encodes MSENYSVLVVDDEESIRKLFEKEFSRPERTIHSAASAAQARQLTRRNLYDVVILDIRLPDADGLDLFTEFKERLQDVEIILITGHGNIDSAVQAMKLGAYDYITKPFNLDKLELVIERAWQRACMQRENRSFRLSSESRKVHRMVGNSESIKQVRYLVGRVAPTEVPVLLTGESGVGKDVAAQAIHSGSRRADKPFIIKNCAALVKELARSELFGHIKGSFTGATESREGLMAFAHKGTLFLDEIGELPLEVQASLLRVLENKTYRRVGDKDERTIDIRFIFATSRNLHVEVEEGRFQEALLHRINVFNIETPPLRERKEDIPMLVEHFLASLSNTPTRYRITDKAMHCLLSYSWPGNVRELRNVLERSMILSDEGIITERALPRELVEHSLAHGDILAGDKGVFSLRTVERDHISRVLNYFEGNRHQASKAMGIGRKTLYRKLKEYELD
- a CDS encoding iron-containing alcohol dehydrogenase, which produces MAVREQVYGFFIPSVTLIGIGAHKEIPNKIKALGGKKPLLVTDKGITGIGMTDQIVKLLKSEKMDCVVYDETIPNPTDNNVHDGVEVYKKNKCDSLITLGGGSSHDCGKGIGLVIANGGKIHDFEGVDKSTKPMPPYVAVNTTAGTASEMTRFCIITDTSRKVKMAIVDWRVTPGVAVDDPLLMMGMPPALTAATGMDALTHAVEAYVSTIATPMTDACAEKAIELIFQHLRPAVANGQDINAREGMCYAQYLAGMAFNNASLGHVHAMAHQLGGFYDLPHGECNAILLPHVEKFNLIAKVERFAKMAQLMGENIEGLSPRAAAEKALDAIKELSADVGIPSGLIELGKRYGKDVKKEDIAVMTGNAQKDACGFTNPRCPKDADVTAIYEAAL